GGGATATCCTGGCATCCATTTTTCAGGAAAAAGATTCACACGCAGCCTTTTATCTAGAATCCGAAGGCATTACCCGCCTGGATGTACTCAGACACATCTCCCACGATGGGGATAAAGAAAAGAAAGAGTCATCCGGGGAGAACAAGCCCCAGCAACTTTTCCAGCAGGCCGACCCAAAACCCAAGCGTCCGAAGAAAAAAGATCCTTTGGCGTTATTTACTTCTGACCTGATAAAACGGGCTCAAGATAAAAAGATTGACCCCCTGATCGGCAGAGCGCTTGAAACCGAGCGGGTGATGCAGGTTCTCTGCCGGCGGCGGAAAAACAATCCGATCCTGGTGGGTGATCCCGGTGTTGGGAAAACGGCTATTGCAGAAGGCCTGGCACTAAAAATAAACGACAAGATCGTGCCGGATCTGCTTGAAAACTGTGAACTGTACTCTCTGGATATGGGCGCCCTTTTAGCCGGAACCAAGTACAGGGGTGATTTTGAACAGCGCCTCAAAGACGTTATTTCCGCTTTGGAAGAAAAGGAAAATGCGCTTCTGGTGATTGATGAAATCCATACGGTTGTGGGCGCAGGGGCCACCACATCAGGCTCCATGGATGCATCCAACATACTTAAACCGGCCCTTTCCTCCGGCGATATCAAATGCCTGGGAACAACCACCTATGAAGAGTACAAAAACCACTTTGAAAAAGACCGGGCGTTTTCCAGGCGATTCGAAAAAATTGAAGTGTCAGAGCCTAGTGTAGAAGAAACCACAGAGATCCTCAAAGGTCTGCGCAGCAGCTATGAGGAACACCATGGCCTGAAATACCCGGATAAAACCATAGAAGCGGCGGCCTACTTGTCTGATAAATACATTAATGACAGATTCTTGCCGGATAAGGCCATCGACGTTATTGATGAGGCCGGTGCCTTTTTAAAACTTCAGGCAGACAGCCGGCGCAAAAGTGTCAGCCCCAAGGATATTGAAAAAATTGTGGCTAAAATAGCCAAGGTTCCGGTTTCCAGTGTTACGACTGCAGCAGACAAATCTTCCCTGGAATCTTTGCCGGGCAAGCTGCTCAACGTCATATTTGGCCAGGACGATGCCATCGACACCCTGACCACTGCAATCAAAAGATCCCGGGCCGGGCTTGCAGCACCGGACCGGCCGATTGGCTCCTTTCTTTTCATGGGTCCCACAGGGGTTGGAAAAACCGAAGTGGCCAGGCAGCTGGCCGCCAACATGGGCATTAAATTTTTACGCTTTGACATGAGTGAATACATGGAAAAGCATGCTGTATCCCGTCTTATAGGTGCGCCTCCGGGATATGTGGGGTTTGAACAGGGCGGTATTTTAACCGATAATATTCGCAAATCGCCCCATTGTGTGCTTCTTCTGGATGAAATTGAAAAGGCCCACATGGACCTCTACAATATTCTGCTCCAGGTCATGGATTATGCCACGCTTACCGACAATAACGGCAAATCCGCTGATTTCAGAAACGTGATCATTATCATGACTTCCAATGCCGGGGCCAGGGAAATGAGCAGCAACAGCATCGGGTTTGGATCACAAAATGCAAATACCGATTCCCAGAGCATTAAAGCGGTGAAAAACACGTTTAGTCCGGAATTTAGAAACCGCCTTGACGGCATTGTCCAATTCAACCATTTGTCTGAAAAGGTCATGGAACTCATTGTGGACAAAAACATGAAGGAACTCAAAGCCATGCTCAGTGACCAGAGTATCTCTTTGAGCTATTCAGCAGCTGTCCGGGCACATCTGGCCAAAAAAGGCCATGATCCCAAATTTGGCGCAAGGCCCTTGGCACGTCTGATACAAACCGAAATAAAAGACAAGCTCACGGATGAGATTCTTTTTGGACAGCTTTCAAAGGGAGGCAAACTCTCCATAGGCTTAAAGGACGAGAAACTGACATTTAATATTAAATCCAACTAATGCCACTTTTCAGGCTATCTGAAAGAATTGAATTTCCGCCGGCTTGGCTGGCACGGCCTGACGGGTTGCTATGTATCGGGGGAGATCTGTGCCCAACGCGCTTGACCCTGGCGTATAAAAGGGGGATTTTCCCCTGGTTTTCCAACAGAGAACCTATTCTCTGGTGGTCGCCTGATCCCCGGCTGGTTCTTTTTCCTTCGGAAATCAGGGTCTCAAAAAGCTTAGGAAAAATTATTCGAAAAAATTGTTTCTCCATTCGGGTCAATACCGCGTTTGAACAAACCATTGTAGCCTGTTCCAAACCCAGGCAGGACAAGCCCGATGGCACCTGGCTGGTGGATGAAATGATTGATGCCTATATCACCTTGCACAAAATGGGGATCGCCCACTCTGTGGAAGCCTGGAAGAATGACCAGCTGGTAGGCGGCTTGTACGGGGTTAGTTTGGGAAAAACCTTTTTTGGAGAATCCATGTTTTCCCGTGTTTCCAATGCATCCAAGGTTGCCCTTGTGGCCCTTGCCCGGGAATTAGACTGTCAGGGATTTGGGATGATTGACTGCCAGGTCACATCCGGCCATCTGCTTCGCATGGGTGCCCAGGAAATCACAAGAGATCGGTTTCTTGACATCTTAAATCACGGTATTAATCAAAAAGTTCCGGACAGCCTGTGGCGGTCCGGGCGACATATTTTCCCCCAAATCAAAACAGATTCAAACCCAAACAGGATCGCACATGCCGTATGAACAATGTAATATCCCGACTTGACAACCCCGGGTTAATGGCCATTATGCATTAGGAGATTTGTTGAATTTTTATAGTAAATTATCAATATGTTGTTAGTTTTATCATGTTTTGTTGTGGATTAAGCCTGGGGAGCGACAGGCTATGTTGCCCCATGGCTGTTAGGAGTATTTTATGCTGTTCAAACTGTTTCTATGTTTTACCCTGATCCCAGTGGCGGAACTATATATTCTTATTCATCTTGGCGGAATCATCGGCGGCTTTAACACCATAATTCTGGTCATTCTAACCGGATTCCTCGGTGCCTATCTTGCCCGGATGGAGGGCTTAAACACCATGATGAAGGTCCGCCGGAATCTAAACCAGGGACTGATGCCGGCCGAAGATCTTCTGGATGCATTTATCATCCTCATTGCCGGTTTGGTGCTCATTACGCCCGGACTTTTAACGGACACGGCAGGGCTTTTTCTTTTATGGCCCCCCACGCGAAACAAATTTAAACGCTTTTTAAGAAAAAAATTCGACGAGATGGCGGCCAACGGCAGCATTAACATCACCCGGTTTCATTAGCCCGGACAGGCAATCGGCATTCGATGGAAATAAAAGAACGAATTCTTGAAATGGTTCAAAAAAGGGAAAGCGATTTACCCATGCTCCCGGCTGTTGTGGATAACCTGATCCGGGCCGCTTCCGACGAAAAAACCACCACAGAAACATTAGCCAAAATCATTTCATATGACTTGGCCATGACCAATAAGCTGCTCAAGCTTGCAAATTCCGTTTATTATGCCCAAAAAAATAAAGTCGAGACGGTTAAAAGAGCCATTTCCGTTATCGGGTTTGATGAAATCATCGGCATTGCCCTGGGCATGGGAATTTTATCCAGTGTATCAAAAACTTCGGACTTGAGTTTAGATATGAAAGCATTATGGATACATGGCATCGGTGTGGCTACGGCTTCAAAGCAACTGGCAAAACAAACCAACCCGGGTATTGCAGGAAAAATTTTTATTCCGGCCCTGCTCCATGATATGGGCAAAATCATTTTCTCTATTTATTTTAAAAAAGAATATAACGAAGTCCGGCAATATGCATTGGAAAACAAGCGCCCCCTTTATTTCAGTGAAAACCACCTATTCAAGCTGGATCATGCGGCATTATCCGCCCTTTTAATGACACGTTGGAATTTTCCTGCATCCATCATTCTGCCCTGCAGATTTCATCATGCCCCGGAATCGGCACCGGTAAAATACCGCCACCAGGCCATGATCATAAATCTTGCAAACTATCTTACACAAAAAGCCCAACTGGGTCATTCCGGCAATCCGGCCCCTGTTACCATCAAAAATGCACCCAAAAAAATCGGCATAAACGAATCGGGCATGATGCAGATCATAGAGTTGCTAAAGGCAAAAGAACCTCAGATTAAGGAATTCTTTAAAATCACCACAGCTGTTGCCTGATCAATTCACAATTTATTTGCAATAGATATACACAGCTGTCAAATATCTTTAATCAACCGCTCCCCATTACAATTCCGGGCAGCCCTGTCAAACCTGTCCAGACTGTCCTCCAAAGCCTGGGTCAGCAAAGTACCTGCCGTATATACCGTTGGATTACCCTGATGCTCCACGGCACAAAGGACATCCATAATACTCATGCATTCAATATCCATAGCAGGCGTGTACCCGGTGGTATTACCTTCAAGATTGACTGAATACAAAACATTTGCATCCATCAGCATCTCCAGAAGATGGTGAACAATGGTTAAAGGCAAATTCAGCTCACTGGCGATACGGATATCTGTGGCCGGCGGCTTTTTTTCGGCAAAACGCTGAACACATCCTTTGACAATCTCCAGCATGGCAAGTTTTCTGGCTCGAATGCTCATGGCATTTAATGTCAGATCCGGAATTTTCGCATGTCCGATATTCTCCCACTCAAAGGCAATTTCTGCACCGTAGAGCAGTACCCCCCAGGAAACTTGCAACCAGATTAAAAACATGGGCAGTGCGGCAAAACTGCCATAGATGGCATTGTAGCCCGTGACAAAAACCTGAAACTTTAAAAAAGCGGTCTGTATAATCTGAAATAAGGTACCGGCAAACACCGCGCCTGTGGCCGCTGCCCTGAAATTCACTTTTTTGTGGGGCATGATCACATAAAAAAACATGAACAGCGCCCAGGTGACCACATAGGGAACGACCTTAATAAAAAAGGAAATAACACCTTTAATGTCAATGGGAACGCCAAGATAGGCCCAGAAGGATTCAAGGTGAGGAATCATAAACAAATTTACAGATCCGGACAAAACGCCCAAAAGGCCTGCAGCCAGAGCAATGGTCAGATAATCAGTGAGTTTTCTGATCAACGGTCTGCCATCACTGACCCACCAGATGCGGTTAAATGTATCTTCAATATGAAACATCAATTTAATCAGGGAGTATAAAAGCACCAGGACGCCAAGCACGGCCATGAGCCCACCCTGGGTTTTTTCCAGCAGATTGTTGGAGAAAACCAGAATATTTTGAACAATCTCCTCATGACCCTCAAATAAAGACATCACCTCTGCCTCAAGGAACTGCCGGAACCCGAATCCTTTGGCGATGCCAAAGGCCATGGCCATCACAGGCACAATACTCAAAAGGGTGTACAAGCTCAAAGCCGATGCCCGCAAGGCACAACTGTCCCTCTGATACCCCTTGGCAGCCCTGTAAAGC
Above is a window of uncultured Desulfobacter sp. DNA encoding:
- the clpA gene encoding ATP-dependent Clp protease ATP-binding subunit ClpA gives rise to the protein MISKELSTALGFAVREAKKRRHEYVCVEHVLYAIVNHEAGLETIEKCGGSPDHIKEDLEKFFDEKLTKIETSEEYVLQQTIGFQRMIQRAINHARSAEKSEVNLGDILASIFQEKDSHAAFYLESEGITRLDVLRHISHDGDKEKKESSGENKPQQLFQQADPKPKRPKKKDPLALFTSDLIKRAQDKKIDPLIGRALETERVMQVLCRRRKNNPILVGDPGVGKTAIAEGLALKINDKIVPDLLENCELYSLDMGALLAGTKYRGDFEQRLKDVISALEEKENALLVIDEIHTVVGAGATTSGSMDASNILKPALSSGDIKCLGTTTYEEYKNHFEKDRAFSRRFEKIEVSEPSVEETTEILKGLRSSYEEHHGLKYPDKTIEAAAYLSDKYINDRFLPDKAIDVIDEAGAFLKLQADSRRKSVSPKDIEKIVAKIAKVPVSSVTTAADKSSLESLPGKLLNVIFGQDDAIDTLTTAIKRSRAGLAAPDRPIGSFLFMGPTGVGKTEVARQLAANMGIKFLRFDMSEYMEKHAVSRLIGAPPGYVGFEQGGILTDNIRKSPHCVLLLDEIEKAHMDLYNILLQVMDYATLTDNNGKSADFRNVIIIMTSNAGAREMSSNSIGFGSQNANTDSQSIKAVKNTFSPEFRNRLDGIVQFNHLSEKVMELIVDKNMKELKAMLSDQSISLSYSAAVRAHLAKKGHDPKFGARPLARLIQTEIKDKLTDEILFGQLSKGGKLSIGLKDEKLTFNIKSN
- the aat gene encoding leucyl/phenylalanyl-tRNA--protein transferase, whose amino-acid sequence is MPLFRLSERIEFPPAWLARPDGLLCIGGDLCPTRLTLAYKRGIFPWFSNREPILWWSPDPRLVLFPSEIRVSKSLGKIIRKNCFSIRVNTAFEQTIVACSKPRQDKPDGTWLVDEMIDAYITLHKMGIAHSVEAWKNDQLVGGLYGVSLGKTFFGESMFSRVSNASKVALVALARELDCQGFGMIDCQVTSGHLLRMGAQEITRDRFLDILNHGINQKVPDSLWRSGRHIFPQIKTDSNPNRIAHAV
- a CDS encoding FxsA family protein, whose translation is MLFKLFLCFTLIPVAELYILIHLGGIIGGFNTIILVILTGFLGAYLARMEGLNTMMKVRRNLNQGLMPAEDLLDAFIILIAGLVLITPGLLTDTAGLFLLWPPTRNKFKRFLRKKFDEMAANGSINITRFH
- a CDS encoding HDOD domain-containing protein translates to MEIKERILEMVQKRESDLPMLPAVVDNLIRAASDEKTTTETLAKIISYDLAMTNKLLKLANSVYYAQKNKVETVKRAISVIGFDEIIGIALGMGILSSVSKTSDLSLDMKALWIHGIGVATASKQLAKQTNPGIAGKIFIPALLHDMGKIIFSIYFKKEYNEVRQYALENKRPLYFSENHLFKLDHAALSALLMTRWNFPASIILPCRFHHAPESAPVKYRHQAMIINLANYLTQKAQLGHSGNPAPVTIKNAPKKIGINESGMMQIIELLKAKEPQIKEFFKITTAVA
- a CDS encoding YihY/virulence factor BrkB family protein encodes the protein MVESKMKPIPAFSFESFQAKAVRVLYRAAKGYQRDSCALRASALSLYTLLSIVPVMAMAFGIAKGFGFRQFLEAEVMSLFEGHEEIVQNILVFSNNLLEKTQGGLMAVLGVLVLLYSLIKLMFHIEDTFNRIWWVSDGRPLIRKLTDYLTIALAAGLLGVLSGSVNLFMIPHLESFWAYLGVPIDIKGVISFFIKVVPYVVTWALFMFFYVIMPHKKVNFRAAATGAVFAGTLFQIIQTAFLKFQVFVTGYNAIYGSFAALPMFLIWLQVSWGVLLYGAEIAFEWENIGHAKIPDLTLNAMSIRARKLAMLEIVKGCVQRFAEKKPPATDIRIASELNLPLTIVHHLLEMLMDANVLYSVNLEGNTTGYTPAMDIECMSIMDVLCAVEHQGNPTVYTAGTLLTQALEDSLDRFDRAARNCNGERLIKDI